The following are from one region of the Chromobacterium phragmitis genome:
- a CDS encoding carbon-nitrogen hydrolase family protein has protein sequence MSMIRLALAQQPAPGDPSRRLPLLRQWCHEAAADGAHLLLLPEMWSTGYAPERMNAVHAWDDDEPVLAVVARLSGEFGLAIGFTYLARRDGALRNRLRLYGADGSVALQYDKVHICDFTEGTETALQGGDSFVCADIALGGETVRVGAMICFDREFPEAGRALMRQGAELVLVPNACLMREDAELGDVRLQQLRGRALENRFAVALCNYPAPQYDGASCLIDAQGRLLAVADEKVQLLPAGLDLAALRRWRAEQDEVWGETALRPSSYR, from the coding sequence ATGAGCATGATCCGTCTGGCCTTGGCGCAGCAGCCTGCTCCTGGCGATCCGTCCCGCCGGCTGCCGCTGCTGCGGCAGTGGTGTCATGAAGCGGCCGCGGATGGCGCGCATCTGCTATTGCTGCCCGAGATGTGGTCCACCGGCTACGCGCCGGAAAGGATGAACGCCGTCCATGCCTGGGACGACGATGAGCCGGTTCTGGCCGTGGTTGCCCGTTTGTCCGGCGAATTTGGGCTGGCCATAGGCTTCACTTACCTGGCCCGCCGCGATGGCGCGCTGCGCAACCGGCTGCGCCTGTACGGCGCTGACGGCTCCGTGGCGCTGCAATACGACAAGGTCCACATCTGCGACTTCACCGAAGGCACGGAAACCGCCTTGCAAGGCGGCGACAGCTTCGTTTGCGCCGACATCGCGCTTGGCGGCGAGACGGTGCGCGTCGGCGCGATGATCTGCTTCGACCGCGAGTTTCCCGAAGCCGGCCGCGCGCTGATGCGGCAGGGGGCCGAACTGGTGCTGGTCCCGAATGCCTGCCTGATGCGCGAGGATGCCGAACTGGGCGATGTCCGCCTGCAGCAGCTGCGCGGGCGGGCGCTGGAAAACCGCTTCGCCGTCGCGCTGTGCAATTATCCGGCTCCGCAGTACGACGGCGCCAGTTGCCTGATCGATGCCCAAGGCCGTTTGTTGGCCGTCGCCGATGAGAAAGTCCAACTGTTGCCGGCAGGCCTGGATCTGGCCGCATTACGGCGCTGGCGGGCCGAGCAGGACGAGGTGTGGGGCGAAACCGCCTTGAGGCCATCCAGCTACCGCTGA
- a CDS encoding OsmC family protein produces MAQHQAEVIWRRGEQDFLDRRYSRKHLLKFDGGAEVAGSSAPQVVPPPYSDPAAVDPEEAFIASLSSCHMLWFLDIAARAGFRVDEYHDVAVGEMGRNEAGKAWVSRVTLQPRTFFSGDKLPTQEDLERLHYAAHAECFIAYSVKTEVLCQPSLA; encoded by the coding sequence ATGGCGCAGCATCAGGCGGAAGTGATCTGGCGGCGCGGCGAGCAGGATTTTCTCGACCGCCGTTACAGCCGCAAGCATCTATTGAAATTTGACGGCGGGGCGGAAGTGGCAGGCTCCTCGGCGCCGCAGGTTGTGCCGCCACCGTACTCCGATCCGGCCGCGGTGGATCCGGAAGAAGCGTTCATCGCCTCCTTGTCCAGCTGCCATATGCTGTGGTTTCTCGATATCGCCGCGCGCGCTGGTTTCCGCGTCGACGAATACCACGATGTGGCTGTCGGCGAGATGGGGCGGAACGAAGCCGGCAAGGCCTGGGTGTCCCGGGTGACGCTGCAGCCCAGAACGTTCTTTTCCGGCGACAAGCTGCCGACGCAGGAGGATCTGGAGCGCCTGCACTATGCCGCTCATGCCGAATGCTTCATCGCCTATTCCGTTAAAACCGAAGTATTGTGCCAGCCCAGCCTGGCTTGA
- a CDS encoding thioredoxin family protein gives MKKLLILLSLLLASAAALAGDLQYDEQADAKAALSRTLDAAKQNHQPVLLILGANWCPDCRALDEALKKGKSAELLAREFKVVKVDVGNFDHNLDIDAEYGHPIGKGIPAAVVLSPDNQVIYATRAGELADARRMSETGVYEFFERVSRLDRVGQ, from the coding sequence ATGAAGAAACTGCTGATCCTGTTGTCGCTGCTGCTGGCGAGCGCCGCCGCGCTGGCGGGCGATCTGCAATATGACGAGCAGGCCGATGCCAAGGCCGCATTGAGCCGGACGTTGGACGCGGCCAAGCAGAACCACCAGCCGGTGCTGCTGATTCTGGGGGCGAATTGGTGCCCGGATTGCCGCGCGCTGGATGAGGCGCTGAAGAAAGGCAAGAGCGCCGAGTTGCTGGCGCGCGAGTTCAAGGTGGTGAAGGTGGATGTAGGCAATTTCGACCATAACCTCGACATCGACGCCGAGTACGGCCACCCGATAGGCAAGGGCATTCCGGCCGCGGTGGTGCTGTCGCCGGACAACCAGGTGATCTACGCCACCCGCGCCGGCGAACTGGCCGACGCGCGGCGGATGAGCGAGACCGGCGTCTACGAATTTTTCGAACGGGTGAGCCGACTAGATCGGGTAGGTCAGTAG